The genomic stretch TGTGTTGCCTGCCGTGCCCATGATGATGTCGATCACCACGCCCGAAATCATCTGCCCCGCGATGATCAGCAGCGCGGTCTGCGCCGCACCGATCCGCGCGATCAGCCATGATCCTGCGGCGATAAAGACCACGCCGACCGGCCCGCCCAGATAGGCCCACCAGGGCGCGTCTTGCGGCGCGCCTGCGAACAAGCCGCCAAAGACCAAGGCCGCCAGCGTGATGAACCCCAGCCCCACGATGTGATTCCAGAATGACGATTCCCAGGCCGATGTGGACAGCGCCAGCCGCCCGTTAATCTGGCGCGACAGCGACACCAGCATCCCCGCCAGCAAGGCAAGGGCGGCAAAGCCGATCATGCCGCACCGCCAAGAAAGATCAGCACCAGACTGCCCGCGATGATCAGCGCCAGCGCCAGATAATCACGCAGCTGCGGCAGCCGCCGCGGCAGGCCGAACAGCCCGCGGATGTCTGCAAACAGGCTGAACAGCATCTGCCCCGCCAGCCCCAGCGCGATCGTGCCCGACAGCGCCAATGCCGTGTTCATCGTGGCCGAGGTCAGCATCACGGTCACACCCCCCGCAATCCCGCCCAGATAGGCCCAAAGTGGCGGGCGCTGCCGGCTTGCGCGGGCCGGGCGCAACGCCAGCAGGATCACCACCGCCAGCATTGTGCCCGTCAGATGCGGCACCCAAGAGGCAAAGAGCAGCGATCCATAGCCCGCCAAAGTGCCGTTCAACAGCACCATCAACGACAATAACCCACCCGCGCCAAAGGCGGCGGCGATATGCAAAAGACGCGGGGCAGGGGCGGGGCTGGACATGGTGTGATCTATCGGCCGATCTTTGGGCAAAGGCAATCGGATCTGGCTTTGCGCTGGATCAGGTGGGACAGCAAGCAATAACTGGCAAGCGGCGTGCAATCCGCTGCGCCACGTGCGGAACCAAGGTTCCGCGACCGCAGCACGAGCCAAAGGTCTGCCAACTCATGAAACAAAAACCACGGTACAAAAGGCGCTCGGGTTATCGTTGCTGTCCCGGGATCATCATGACCGGGACTTGTGGTGACAATTTGGCGAAACTTTTACTTTCCTGCGTTCGAGGTAAAAAGAACTGCGAAAAGACGGGCCGTTGACACCACCCGATTCCTGTCTATAAGCCGCGACTTCATTGGTGTTGGTGGACCGTGCAAGCGGAACCCTGTCGGCGTGGCAAAATCCACGCAAAGGACAACGCCCTTCGCAACATAAAGAAGGAGATCAGCGCGTGACCAAACGTACCGCTGCCAAGTATAAAATTGACCGCCGGATGGGTGAAAACATCTGGGGCCGTCCGAAATCCCCCGTCAACCGTCGTGAATATGGCCCCGGCCAGCATGGTCAGCGCCGCAAGGGCAAATTGTCCGATTTCGGCACCCAGCTGCGCGCCAAGCAAAAGCTGAAGGGCTATTACGGCGATCTGACCGAAAAGCAGTTCCGCCGCATCTATGCCGAGGCCGAGCGCGTCAAGGGCGACACCGGCGAGAATTTGATCGGTCTGCTGGAGCGTCGTCTGGATGCTGTCGTTTACCGCGCCAAATTCGTGCCGACTGTGTTTGCGGCCCGCCAATTCGTGAACCACGGCCATGTGACCGTGAACGGCCAGCGCGTGAACATCCCGTCCTACCGCGTGAAAGAAGGCGATGTGATCGAAGTTCGCCAGAAATCCAAGCAGCTGGAAATCGTCCTGGTCGCCGCACAATTGCCAGAGCGTGACGTGCCCGATTACATGGATGTCGACCACAACAAGATGACCGCGACTTTCGTGCGCACCCCCACGCTGGGCGATGTGCCTTATCCGGTCACGATGGAACCGAATCTGGTCGTCGAATTCTACGCCAAGAACTGATCCGACGCTGACGTCGCGATTGCAAAGCCGCCCTTCGGGGCGGCTTTTTCGTTTTGTGCCGCGATCTGCCAAGGTTTCTTTTCCGGCCATGATCCGCTATCCCTTTGTAATGAAAAACAAGGGGATGATGATGGCGCACCCAATCCATGGCCGGATCGACGGGCCGATCGTGATGATCGGTTACGGCTCGATCGGCAAAGGCAGCTTGCCGCTGATCCAGCGCCATATCGCCCATGATCCGGCTTTGCTGAGCGTTATCGAACCCAATCCCGCCGCTGCCCCCCTGCTGGCCGCGCAGGGGATCACGCATCACCAGATTGCGCTGACACCGGATAATTACCGCGCCGTGCTGGGCGGGCTGTTCCCCGACGGGCGCGGCTTTTGCGTGAACCTGTCGGTGGATACATCCTCGCTTGATCTGATGAAATTCTGCCGCGCGCTGGGCGTGCTTTATATTGATACCGTGGTCGAGCCTTGGGCCGGTTTCTATTTCGACACCAATGACAATGCGCAGCGCACGAATTACGCCCTGCGCCAGCAGGTCCGCGATGAAAAAGCCGCCAATCCCGGCGGCACGACTGCGGTGTCCTGCTGTGGGGCCAATCCCGGCATGGTCAGCTGGTTTGTCAAAGAAGGGCTGATGATCCTGTCGCGCGATCTGGACCGCGACGATCCTGTGCCCGCTGATCGGGCCGGTTGGGCGCGGCTGATGCAGGATCTGGGCGTCAAGGGCGTGCATATCGCCGAGCGGGACACGCAGGCCCGCGCCAAGCCGCGCCCGCGCGACGTGTTCGTGAATACATGGTCGGTCGAAGGCTTCATCGCCGAAGGCTTTCAGCCCGCCGAATTGGGCTGGGGCACGCATGAGACGTGGTTTCCCGATGGCGCCCATCGCCATGCGACGGGCTGTCAGGCGGGGATCTGGATCGCGCGGCCCGGCGCCATCACCCGCGTGCATAGCTGGTGCCCGACACC from Yoonia vestfoldensis encodes the following:
- a CDS encoding homospermidine synthase; this translates as MMMAHPIHGRIDGPIVMIGYGSIGKGSLPLIQRHIAHDPALLSVIEPNPAAAPLLAAQGITHHQIALTPDNYRAVLGGLFPDGRGFCVNLSVDTSSLDLMKFCRALGVLYIDTVVEPWAGFYFDTNDNAQRTNYALRQQVRDEKAANPGGTTAVSCCGANPGMVSWFVKEGLMILSRDLDRDDPVPADRAGWARLMQDLGVKGVHIAERDTQARAKPRPRDVFVNTWSVEGFIAEGFQPAELGWGTHETWFPDGAHRHATGCQAGIWIARPGAITRVHSWCPTPGPQFGFLVTHNEAISISDYYTLGDPAAPDFRPTCHYAYHPCDDAVLSLHEMFGAGRQQLVHEILDVDEIVTGIDELGVLIYGHAKNALWFGSRLSNAEAKMLAPDQNATGLQVTSAVLAGMVWALENPQAGIVETDEMDHARCLQIQRPYLGPVEAHYTDWTPLQDRWEHFPEDIDDTDPWQFRNVLAS
- a CDS encoding DMT family transporter; its protein translation is MSSPAPAPRLLHIAAAFGAGGLLSLMVLLNGTLAGYGSLLFASWVPHLTGTMLAVVILLALRPARASRQRPPLWAYLGGIAGGVTVMLTSATMNTALALSGTIALGLAGQMLFSLFADIRGLFGLPRRLPQLRDYLALALIIAGSLVLIFLGGAA
- a CDS encoding DMT family transporter; the protein is MIGFAALALLAGMLVSLSRQINGRLALSTSAWESSFWNHIVGLGFITLAALVFGGLFAGAPQDAPWWAYLGGPVGVVFIAAGSWLIARIGAAQTALLIIAGQMISGVVIDIIMGTAGNTWARVTGVTLILAGMWVARSARD
- the rpsD gene encoding 30S ribosomal protein S4, with amino-acid sequence MTKRTAAKYKIDRRMGENIWGRPKSPVNRREYGPGQHGQRRKGKLSDFGTQLRAKQKLKGYYGDLTEKQFRRIYAEAERVKGDTGENLIGLLERRLDAVVYRAKFVPTVFAARQFVNHGHVTVNGQRVNIPSYRVKEGDVIEVRQKSKQLEIVLVAAQLPERDVPDYMDVDHNKMTATFVRTPTLGDVPYPVTMEPNLVVEFYAKN